A DNA window from Syngnathus typhle isolate RoL2023-S1 ecotype Sweden linkage group LG2, RoL_Styp_1.0, whole genome shotgun sequence contains the following coding sequences:
- the LOC133149951 gene encoding gamma-crystallin M2-like, which produces MACPTVCLQIIFYEDRNFQGRHHECVSDCADLHPYFNRCNSIRVESGCFMVYERPQYLGHQFFLRRGEYSDNQRMIGINDCIRSCRMIPLHRGSYKIRLYERPDMSGQMQEVSDDCPNVQDRLRMSDVNSCNVVDGQWLLYDQPNYRGRPFYLRPGEYRRFSDWGGASPRIGSLRRITDSI; this is translated from the exons ATGG CATGTCCGACCGTGTGTCTGCAGATCATTTTCTACGAGGACCGAAATTTTCAAGGTCGGCACCACGAGTGCGTGAGCGACTGCGCCGACTTGCATCCCTACTTCAACCGCTGCAACTCCATCCGGGTGGAGAGCGGCTGCTTTATGGTGTATGAAAGGCCCCAGTACCTGGGTCACCAGTTTTTCCTGCGCAGGGGAGAGTATTCGGACAACCAGCGCATGATAGGCATCAATGACTGCATCCGTTCCTGTCGCATGATTCCGTTG CACCGAGGCTCCTACAAAATCCGATTGTACGAGCGCCCCGATATGAGCGGTCAAATGCAGGAGGTGAGCGACGACTGCCCCAACGTCCAGGACCGCCTGCGTATGTCTGACGTGAATTCGTGCAACGTGGTCGACGGCCAATGGCTGCTGTACGACCAGCCCAACTATAGAGGTCGGCCCTTCTACCTGAGGCCCGGGGAGTACCGGCGGTTCAGCGACTGGGGAGGCGCCAGCCCCAGGATCGGCTCCCTCAGGCGGATCACTGACTCCATCTAG
- the LOC133149953 gene encoding gamma-crystallin M2-like: MGKRLTTVSLPKITFYEEKKFLGRCYNCSSDCADLHSYFSRCSSIRVESGMWVIYEKPNYKGFQYILCPGEYADNQQWMAFSDNVKSCRAIKNVYGNAWKLRLYERPNFGGQMVECTDDCPSLYDTYKVREAYSCVVSDGAWVFYDLPNYRGHQYLLEQGEYRQHDDWAASSPGIGSFRRVTEF; this comes from the exons ATGGGGAAG AGACTCACAACCGTCTCTTTGCCAAAGATCACCTTCTACGAGGAGAAGAAATTCCTGGGCCGCTGCTACAACTGCAGCAGCGACTGCGCAGACCTGCACTCCTACTTCTCCCGCTGCAGCTCCATTCGGGTGGAAAGTGGCATGTGGGTGATCTACGAGAAGCCCAACTACAAGGGCTTCCAGTACATCCTCTGCCCGGGCGAGTATGCCGACAACCAGCAGTGGATGGCCTTCAGCGACAACGTTAAATCCTGCCGCGCCATCAAAAAT GTTTATGGCAACGCGTGGAAGCTGAGGCTCTACGAGAGGCCAAACTTTGGCGGCCAGATGGTGGAATGCACCGACGACTGTCCCTCTCTGTATGACACCTACAAGGTGCGCGAGGCCTACTCTTGCGTGGTGAGCGACGGCGCCTGGGTGTTCTACGACCTCCCTAACTACAGGGGCCATCAGTACCTCCTGGAGCAGGGCGAGTATCGGCAGCACGACGACTGGGCCGCTTCCTCTCCCGGCATCGGCTCCTTCCGCAGGGTCACAGAATTTTAG
- the elk1 gene encoding ETS domain-containing protein Elk-3 isoform X1 yields MDSNPLINAMDPSITLWQFLLHLLDDQRQRHLISWTGEDGEFKLLDAEEVARLWGLRKNKHNMNYDKLSRALRYYYDKNIIKKVSGQKFVYRFVSQPDPSLPDGTHNPEDSQRQDNPDANSQTKSCPSKNVVQKSSPGNSQKSSRNDYMKSGLYSTFTIQSLQATPNPRPVKAEVLLDPVPKLDRVPKEVSPPSVLADTSRQVIVTHPSPCPTPVVSPQTAANTPGHSQNPPGLPLIDHPHIYLTSVKDPSSLTPLLPLAPVGGSVSSVQPPHAIVSPQTPPQDDGDGLANVVGLPPHPTPSQPVLVIINPPPSQQQRATMTSTPPSVGPPITRPPPPPIVIKEETLPSEEELLEMVELEDKRVEEVPHICSTGDPQTNLTIVEAFPVPSTQPREGRPEGEGKDTQSGSAPAVTSSISSPDVIPPKPKKPRGLELPSLPPGLSLDKVNAAVNSLLAPGSATNTLTPTVITSHALTPVLLTPSPLPSTIHFWSTLSPIAPRSPAKLSFQFPTNGSNQIHIPALSVDGLSTPVVLSPGPQKP; encoded by the exons ATGGATTCAAACCCGCTCATCAACG CCATGGACCCGTCTATCACACTCTGGCAGTTCCTGCTCCATCTGCTGGACGACCAGCGCCAGCGTCATTTGATTTCATGGACCGGCGAGGACGGAGAGTTCAAGCTGCTAGATGCCGAAGAAGTGGCTCGCCTGTGGGGCCTGCGCAAGAACAAACACAACATGAACTACGACAAACTCAGCCGTGCGCTCAGATACTACTATGACAAG AATATCATCAAGAAGGTGAGCGGACAGAAGTTTGTGTACAGGTTTGTGAGCCAGCCTGATCCGTCCTTGCCGGACGGGACACACAATCCCGAAGACAGCCAAAGACAGGACAACCCGGACGCCAATAGCCAAACAAAAAGCTGCCCGTCCAAGAATGTAGTACAG AAGTCATCGCCCGGCAACTCGCAAAAGAGTTCTCGAAACGACTACATGAAGTCGGGCCTGTACTCCACCTTCACCATCCAATCGCTGCAGGCCACGCCCAACCCTCGACCCGTCAAAGCTGAAGTGCTACTAGACCCTGTCCCCAAGCTGGACCGTGTGCCCAAAGAG GTTTCCCCTCCGTCAGTGCTTGCCGATACATCTCGTCAGGTGATTGTCACGCATCCTTCACCGTGTCCTACGCCTGTCGTCAGCCCCCAGACAGCTGCCAACACCCCCGGTCATTCACAG AATCCTCCAGGACTGCCTTTGATCGACCATCCCCATATTTACCTCACCAGTGTCAAGGACCCGTCCTCCCTAACGCCACTCCTTCCATTGGCTCCTGTCGGGGGCTCGGTTAGTTCTGTCCAGCCGCCCCACGCGATTGTGAGCCCCCAGACGCCACCGCAGGATGACGGCGACGGATTGGCCAATGTTGTTGGCTTGCCACCCCACCCGACTCCCTCTCAGCCCGTCTTGGTCATCATCAACCCTCCTCCATCGCAGCAACAGCGCGCCACCATGACGTCCACACCTCCTTCCGTTGGGCCACCCATAACGCGCCCGCCCCCACCACCCATTGTCATCAAGGAGGAGACCCTGCCGTCAGAGGAGGAGCTTCTGGAGATGGTTGAGCTGGAGGATAAACGGGTGGAAGAG GTTCCTCACATTTGCAGCACGGGAGACCCTCAGACAAACCTCACCATTGTTGAAGCTTTCCCCGTTCCCAGCACCCAGCCTCGGGAGGGGAGACCAGAGGGAGAAGGAAAAGACACACAATCAG GGTCTGCGCCTGCAGTGACATCATCGATCTCCAGTCCAGACGTCATTCCTCCCAAACCGAAGAAGCCCAGAGGCTTGGAGCTACCCTCCCTCCCCCCAGGCCTCTCTCTGGATAAG GTCAATGCCGCCGTCAATAGTTTGCTTGCACCCGGCTCAGCAACCAACACGCTGACGCCCACTGTCATCACCTCGCACGCTCTG ACTCCGGTCCTGTTGACTCCCAGTCCCCTCCCATCCACCATCCACTTTTGGAGTACGCTCAGTCCCATCGCGCCTCGCTCGCCCGCCAAACTCTCCTTCCAG TTCCCGACAAACGGCAGTAACCAAATCCACATCCCGGCGCTGAGTGTGGACGGTCTCTCCACCCCTGTGGTTCTGTCACCCGGTCCCCAGAAGCCCTGA
- the uxt gene encoding protein UXT isoform X1 yields MAPPDSCKTNENSQFTVASKVLQYERFIDEVLKKDLQKVMEQRDTVYEQASHYLQLKNTLKALQVHTHVRTHTLKHCGYDIRVCVCVCVCIQETDSHHLKADVDLGCNFYVQAEVEDSSKIFVLVGFGFFLEMDHAEALHFIDKKTSQLTAFTDQLTKDSAKIKANIRMVLEGLRELQGLTELPECRRREVF; encoded by the exons ATGGCGCCGCCAGATAGTTGTAAAACTAACGAAAATTCTCAGTTTACAGTGGCTTCGAAGGTGCTGCAATATGAAAGGTTTATTGACGAAGTACTGAAGAAAGATTTACA AAAAGTGATGGAGCAACGCGATACTGTTTATGAGCAAGCCTCTCATTACCTGCAGCTGAAAAACACCTTAAAGGCTCTTCAGGTACACAcacatgtgcgcacacacacacttaagcaTTGTGGGTAtgatatacgtgtgtgtgtgtgtgtgtgtgtgtgtatacaggaGACGGATTCTCACCACCTCAAAGCAGATGTTGACCTTGGCTGTAACTTCTATGTTCAGGCTGAAGT GGAGGACTCATCTAAGATCTTTGTGTTGGTGGGTTTTGGCTTCTTCTTGGAGATGGACCACGCTGAAGCTCTGCACTTCATCGACAAGAAGACAAGTCAACTAACAGC CTTTACAGATCAGCTGACCAAAGACAGTGCCAAAATTAAAGCAAACATCCGGATGGTGCTGGAG GGTCTGCGAGAACTTCAAGGTTTGACAGAGCTTCCAGAATGCCGCAGAAGAGAAGTCTTCTAG
- the uxt gene encoding protein UXT isoform X2, producing the protein MAPPDSCKTNENSQFTVASKVLQYERFIDEVLKKDLQKVMEQRDTVYEQASHYLQLKNTLKALQETDSHHLKADVDLGCNFYVQAEVEDSSKIFVLVGFGFFLEMDHAEALHFIDKKTSQLTAFTDQLTKDSAKIKANIRMVLEGLRELQGLTELPECRRREVF; encoded by the exons ATGGCGCCGCCAGATAGTTGTAAAACTAACGAAAATTCTCAGTTTACAGTGGCTTCGAAGGTGCTGCAATATGAAAGGTTTATTGACGAAGTACTGAAGAAAGATTTACA AAAAGTGATGGAGCAACGCGATACTGTTTATGAGCAAGCCTCTCATTACCTGCAGCTGAAAAACACCTTAAAGGCTCTTCAG gaGACGGATTCTCACCACCTCAAAGCAGATGTTGACCTTGGCTGTAACTTCTATGTTCAGGCTGAAGT GGAGGACTCATCTAAGATCTTTGTGTTGGTGGGTTTTGGCTTCTTCTTGGAGATGGACCACGCTGAAGCTCTGCACTTCATCGACAAGAAGACAAGTCAACTAACAGC CTTTACAGATCAGCTGACCAAAGACAGTGCCAAAATTAAAGCAAACATCCGGATGGTGCTGGAG GGTCTGCGAGAACTTCAAGGTTTGACAGAGCTTCCAGAATGCCGCAGAAGAGAAGTCTTCTAG
- the LOC133170106 gene encoding gamma-crystallin M3-like, which produces MPKVYICSYLTNTMTMGRIIFYEDRNFQGRSYETSSDCSELTTYLSRCNSCRVESGLFMVYEKPNFKGHQVLVRRGEYPDSQRLMGIGMSDCIRSSRMIPLHRGQFRVRIYEKENFGGQMHELTDDCDNVDRLRMSDCQSCNVMEGHWLMFEQPNFRGRMLYLKPGEHRNLRELGAGNIIRLSSIRRITDTC; this is translated from the exons ATGCCCAAAGTGTACATCTGCAGTTATCTCACAAATACCATGACCATGGGAAGG ATCATCTTCTATGAGGACCGCAACTTCCAGGGTCGCTCCTACGAGACCAGCAGCGACTGCTCGGAGCTGACCACCTACCTGAGTAGGTGCAACTCCTGCCGGGTGGAGAGTGGCCTCTTCATGGTCTATGAGAAGCCCAACTTCAAGGGTCACCAGGTGCTGGTCAGAAGGGGCGAATATCCAGACAGCCAGCGTCTGATGGGAATCGGTATGAGTGACTGCATCAGATCCTCGCGTATGATCCCTCTG CATAGAGGACAATTCCGAGTGAGGATCTACGAGAAGGAGAACTTTGGAGGCCAGATGCACGAGCTGACCGACGACTGCGACAACGTGGACCGTCTGCGCATGTCCGACTGTCAGTCCTGCAACGTGATGGAGGGCCACTGGCTGATGTTCGAGCAGCCCAACTTCCGAGGAAGGATGCTGTACCTGAAGCCCGGCGAGCACCGCAACCTCCGCGAGCTGGGAGCCGGCAACATTATCCGACTGAGCTCCATCCGCCGCATCACGGACACCTGTTAG
- the elk1 gene encoding ETS domain-containing protein Elk-3 isoform X3, producing the protein MDPSITLWQFLLHLLDDQRQRHLISWTGEDGEFKLLDAEEVARLWGLRKNKHNMNYDKLSRALRYYYDKNIIKKVSGQKFVYRFVSQPDPSLPDGTHNPEDSQRQDNPDANSQTKSCPSKNVVQKSSPGNSQKSSRNDYMKSGLYSTFTIQSLQATPNPRPVKAEVLLDPVPKLDRVPKEVSPPSVLADTSRQVIVTHPSPCPTPVVSPQTAANTPGHSQNPPGLPLIDHPHIYLTSVKDPSSLTPLLPLAPVGGSVSSVQPPHAIVSPQTPPQDDGDGLANVVGLPPHPTPSQPVLVIINPPPSQQQRATMTSTPPSVGPPITRPPPPPIVIKEETLPSEEELLEMVELEDKRVEEVPHICSTGDPQTNLTIVEAFPVPSTQPREGRPEGEGKDTQSGSAPAVTSSISSPDVIPPKPKKPRGLELPSLPPGLSLDKVNAAVNSLLAPGSATNTLTPTVITSHALTPVLLTPSPLPSTIHFWSTLSPIAPRSPAKLSFQFPTNGSNQIHIPALSVDGLSTPVVLSPGPQKP; encoded by the exons ATGGACCCGTCTATCACACTCTGGCAGTTCCTGCTCCATCTGCTGGACGACCAGCGCCAGCGTCATTTGATTTCATGGACCGGCGAGGACGGAGAGTTCAAGCTGCTAGATGCCGAAGAAGTGGCTCGCCTGTGGGGCCTGCGCAAGAACAAACACAACATGAACTACGACAAACTCAGCCGTGCGCTCAGATACTACTATGACAAG AATATCATCAAGAAGGTGAGCGGACAGAAGTTTGTGTACAGGTTTGTGAGCCAGCCTGATCCGTCCTTGCCGGACGGGACACACAATCCCGAAGACAGCCAAAGACAGGACAACCCGGACGCCAATAGCCAAACAAAAAGCTGCCCGTCCAAGAATGTAGTACAG AAGTCATCGCCCGGCAACTCGCAAAAGAGTTCTCGAAACGACTACATGAAGTCGGGCCTGTACTCCACCTTCACCATCCAATCGCTGCAGGCCACGCCCAACCCTCGACCCGTCAAAGCTGAAGTGCTACTAGACCCTGTCCCCAAGCTGGACCGTGTGCCCAAAGAG GTTTCCCCTCCGTCAGTGCTTGCCGATACATCTCGTCAGGTGATTGTCACGCATCCTTCACCGTGTCCTACGCCTGTCGTCAGCCCCCAGACAGCTGCCAACACCCCCGGTCATTCACAG AATCCTCCAGGACTGCCTTTGATCGACCATCCCCATATTTACCTCACCAGTGTCAAGGACCCGTCCTCCCTAACGCCACTCCTTCCATTGGCTCCTGTCGGGGGCTCGGTTAGTTCTGTCCAGCCGCCCCACGCGATTGTGAGCCCCCAGACGCCACCGCAGGATGACGGCGACGGATTGGCCAATGTTGTTGGCTTGCCACCCCACCCGACTCCCTCTCAGCCCGTCTTGGTCATCATCAACCCTCCTCCATCGCAGCAACAGCGCGCCACCATGACGTCCACACCTCCTTCCGTTGGGCCACCCATAACGCGCCCGCCCCCACCACCCATTGTCATCAAGGAGGAGACCCTGCCGTCAGAGGAGGAGCTTCTGGAGATGGTTGAGCTGGAGGATAAACGGGTGGAAGAG GTTCCTCACATTTGCAGCACGGGAGACCCTCAGACAAACCTCACCATTGTTGAAGCTTTCCCCGTTCCCAGCACCCAGCCTCGGGAGGGGAGACCAGAGGGAGAAGGAAAAGACACACAATCAG GGTCTGCGCCTGCAGTGACATCATCGATCTCCAGTCCAGACGTCATTCCTCCCAAACCGAAGAAGCCCAGAGGCTTGGAGCTACCCTCCCTCCCCCCAGGCCTCTCTCTGGATAAG GTCAATGCCGCCGTCAATAGTTTGCTTGCACCCGGCTCAGCAACCAACACGCTGACGCCCACTGTCATCACCTCGCACGCTCTG ACTCCGGTCCTGTTGACTCCCAGTCCCCTCCCATCCACCATCCACTTTTGGAGTACGCTCAGTCCCATCGCGCCTCGCTCGCCCGCCAAACTCTCCTTCCAG TTCCCGACAAACGGCAGTAACCAAATCCACATCCCGGCGCTGAGTGTGGACGGTCTCTCCACCCCTGTGGTTCTGTCACCCGGTCCCCAGAAGCCCTGA
- the LOC133170098 gene encoding gamma-crystallin M3-like: MEATTTSVTMGRIVLFEEKNFQGRSYECSSDCSDIHLHLSRCSSCRVENGCFVLYDRSNFIGNQVFLKRGEYPDLMRVGSMTGIGAVVMDTVRSCRLVPMHRGQFRVKIYELENFGGQMQELLEDCESLQDRLYMSDCQSCNVLEGHWLLFEQPNFRGRMIYVKPGEHKSLRESGLSNVMKISSIRRIMDVC, encoded by the exons ATGGAAGCAACAACTACAAGCGTCACCATGGGCAGG ATTGTTTTATTCGAGGAAAAGAACTTCCAGGGTCGCTCTTATGAGTGCAGCAGTGACTGCTCCGACATCCACCTGCACCTGAGCCGCTGCAGCTCTTGCCGGGTGGAGAACGGATGCTTCGTCCTGTACGATCGCTCCAACTTCATCGGGAACCAGGTTTTCCTGAAGAGGGGCGAGTACCCCGACCTGATGCGCGTCGGAAGCATGACCGGCATCGGGGCGGTGGTGATGGACACCGTTCGCTCTTGTCGTCTGGTTCCCATG CACAGGGGACAGTTTAGGGTGAAGATCTACGAGCTGGAAAATTTCGGGGGCCAGATGCAGGAGCTGCTGGAGGACTGCGAGTCGCTGCAGGACCGCCTGTACATGTCCGACTGCCAATCCTGCAACGTGCTGGAAGGCCACTGGCTGCTGTTTGAGCAGCCCAACTTCCGAGGACGTATGATCTACGTGAAACCCGGAGAGCACAAGAGCCTGCGGGAGAGCGGCCTGAGCAACGTTATGAAAATCAGCTCCATTCGACGCATCATGGATGTGTGCTGA
- the elk1 gene encoding ETS domain-containing protein Elk-3 isoform X2, with protein sequence MDSNPLINAMDPSITLWQFLLHLLDDQRQRHLISWTGEDGEFKLLDAEEVARLWGLRKNKHNMNYDKLSRALRYYYDKNIIKKVSGQKFVYRFVSQPDPSLPDGTHNPEDSQRQDNPDANSQTKSCPSKNVVQSSPGNSQKSSRNDYMKSGLYSTFTIQSLQATPNPRPVKAEVLLDPVPKLDRVPKEVSPPSVLADTSRQVIVTHPSPCPTPVVSPQTAANTPGHSQNPPGLPLIDHPHIYLTSVKDPSSLTPLLPLAPVGGSVSSVQPPHAIVSPQTPPQDDGDGLANVVGLPPHPTPSQPVLVIINPPPSQQQRATMTSTPPSVGPPITRPPPPPIVIKEETLPSEEELLEMVELEDKRVEEVPHICSTGDPQTNLTIVEAFPVPSTQPREGRPEGEGKDTQSGSAPAVTSSISSPDVIPPKPKKPRGLELPSLPPGLSLDKVNAAVNSLLAPGSATNTLTPTVITSHALTPVLLTPSPLPSTIHFWSTLSPIAPRSPAKLSFQFPTNGSNQIHIPALSVDGLSTPVVLSPGPQKP encoded by the exons ATGGATTCAAACCCGCTCATCAACG CCATGGACCCGTCTATCACACTCTGGCAGTTCCTGCTCCATCTGCTGGACGACCAGCGCCAGCGTCATTTGATTTCATGGACCGGCGAGGACGGAGAGTTCAAGCTGCTAGATGCCGAAGAAGTGGCTCGCCTGTGGGGCCTGCGCAAGAACAAACACAACATGAACTACGACAAACTCAGCCGTGCGCTCAGATACTACTATGACAAG AATATCATCAAGAAGGTGAGCGGACAGAAGTTTGTGTACAGGTTTGTGAGCCAGCCTGATCCGTCCTTGCCGGACGGGACACACAATCCCGAAGACAGCCAAAGACAGGACAACCCGGACGCCAATAGCCAAACAAAAAGCTGCCCGTCCAAGAATGTAGTACAG TCATCGCCCGGCAACTCGCAAAAGAGTTCTCGAAACGACTACATGAAGTCGGGCCTGTACTCCACCTTCACCATCCAATCGCTGCAGGCCACGCCCAACCCTCGACCCGTCAAAGCTGAAGTGCTACTAGACCCTGTCCCCAAGCTGGACCGTGTGCCCAAAGAG GTTTCCCCTCCGTCAGTGCTTGCCGATACATCTCGTCAGGTGATTGTCACGCATCCTTCACCGTGTCCTACGCCTGTCGTCAGCCCCCAGACAGCTGCCAACACCCCCGGTCATTCACAG AATCCTCCAGGACTGCCTTTGATCGACCATCCCCATATTTACCTCACCAGTGTCAAGGACCCGTCCTCCCTAACGCCACTCCTTCCATTGGCTCCTGTCGGGGGCTCGGTTAGTTCTGTCCAGCCGCCCCACGCGATTGTGAGCCCCCAGACGCCACCGCAGGATGACGGCGACGGATTGGCCAATGTTGTTGGCTTGCCACCCCACCCGACTCCCTCTCAGCCCGTCTTGGTCATCATCAACCCTCCTCCATCGCAGCAACAGCGCGCCACCATGACGTCCACACCTCCTTCCGTTGGGCCACCCATAACGCGCCCGCCCCCACCACCCATTGTCATCAAGGAGGAGACCCTGCCGTCAGAGGAGGAGCTTCTGGAGATGGTTGAGCTGGAGGATAAACGGGTGGAAGAG GTTCCTCACATTTGCAGCACGGGAGACCCTCAGACAAACCTCACCATTGTTGAAGCTTTCCCCGTTCCCAGCACCCAGCCTCGGGAGGGGAGACCAGAGGGAGAAGGAAAAGACACACAATCAG GGTCTGCGCCTGCAGTGACATCATCGATCTCCAGTCCAGACGTCATTCCTCCCAAACCGAAGAAGCCCAGAGGCTTGGAGCTACCCTCCCTCCCCCCAGGCCTCTCTCTGGATAAG GTCAATGCCGCCGTCAATAGTTTGCTTGCACCCGGCTCAGCAACCAACACGCTGACGCCCACTGTCATCACCTCGCACGCTCTG ACTCCGGTCCTGTTGACTCCCAGTCCCCTCCCATCCACCATCCACTTTTGGAGTACGCTCAGTCCCATCGCGCCTCGCTCGCCCGCCAAACTCTCCTTCCAG TTCCCGACAAACGGCAGTAACCAAATCCACATCCCGGCGCTGAGTGTGGACGGTCTCTCCACCCCTGTGGTTCTGTCACCCGGTCCCCAGAAGCCCTGA
- the LOC133170115 gene encoding gamma-crystallin M2-like, whose product MGKITFYEDRNFQGPSYECSSECPDLHSHFSRCNSIRVESGEWMVYEKPNFSGYQYFLRKGDYSDYQRWMGFNDCVRSCHMIPELQGSHRLVIYERPEFKGQAMELMDDCPSLYERFHHNNINSCHNVESHWLLFEHPHYRGRQYLVRPGKYMHFNEWGSSSPRVGSIKRISL is encoded by the exons ATGGGCAAG ATCACATTTTACGAGGATCGCAATTTCCAGGGTCCTTCCTACGAGTGCAGCAGCGAATGTCCTGACCTGCACTCGCACTTCAGTCGCTGCAACTCCATCAGGGTGGAAAGCGGTGAATGGATGGTGTATGAGAAACCCAACTTTTCGGGTTATCAGTACTTCCTGAGGAAAGGCGACTATTCAGACTATCAACGATGGATGGGATTCAACGATTGCGTGAGATCTTGCCACATGATACCTGAA CTTCAAGGTTCTCACAGACTTGTCATCTATGAGCGCCCCGAGTTCAAGGGTCAAGCCATGGAACTCATGGACGACTGCCCTTCGCTGTACGAACGCTTCCACCATAACAATATCAACTCCTGCCACAATGTCGAAAGCCACTGGCTCCTCTTCGAGCACCCGCACTACAGGGGGCGGCAGTATCTGGTGCGCCCTGGGAAATACATGCACTTTAACGAATGGGGCAGCTCAAGTCCGAGGGTGGGTTCCATCAAGCGGATCAGCCTGTAG